In the genome of Amia ocellicauda isolate fAmiCal2 chromosome 3, fAmiCal2.hap1, whole genome shotgun sequence, one region contains:
- the LOC136733893 gene encoding protein polybromo-1 isoform X8, producing the protein MGSKRRRATSPSSSVSGGDFDDGQTSTPAPGSGRKRRRASNIPTVDPVSGFPSIVPPLQRDSEHNKRKKIAVCHELYNTIRDYKDDHGRLLCELFIRAPKRRNQPDYYEVVTQPIDLMKIQQKLKMEEYDDVEHLTADFQLLFNNAKSYYKPDSSEYKAACRLWDLYLRTKNEFVQRGDYEEDDEDGENTQENPGTSTEEETPPSCLKEVLEQLLEAVVTHSEPSGRLISELFQKLPSKVHYPDYYAIIKEPIDLKTIAQRIQMGSYKSVNAMSKDIDLLTKNAKTYNEPGSQVFKDANTIKKIFIQKKTEIEHAEPTKSSIRIRNRRSAQGDRLSAITMALQYGSESDEDALLAGAVRYDEGESEAESINSCMDLNNPIFQLYEAVRGGRNSQGQLIAEPFLQLPSKKEYPDYFHQIKQPISLHQIRNKMKNNEYENLDQIDYDLNLMFENAKRYNVPNSAIYKRVMKLQQILQMKRKDLVRREEAEDGDSMLSSATSDAGSAKRKRYSFKKNTKKHRLKILYTAVTEARETSTGRRLCDLFMVKPSKKDYPDYYKIILEPMDLKTIEHNIRSDKYLTEDVFMEDMKLMFRNARHYNEEGSQVYNDANILEKILKEKRKELGPLPEEEDMASPKLKISRKSGVSPKKSKYLTPLQQKLNELYEAVKNYTDKRGRRLSAIFLRLPSRAELPDYYVTIKKPVDMEKIKSHMMANKYQDVDSLVEDFVLMFNNACTYNEPESLIYKDALVLHKVLLETRRDLEGGEDSHVPNVTLLIQELIHNLFVSVLNHQDDEGRCYSDSLAEIPARDPGNPSKVPLNFEIIRTNIENSRYRRLDVFQENMFEVLEKARRLHRTDSEIFEDAVELQQFFIKIRDELCKNGEILLSPALSYTTKHLHNDVEKEKKEKLPKEMEEDKLKREEEKKEAEKNDDHSGGTWQSGNLQRTYSQDCSFKNSMYHVGDYVYVEPAEPNLQPHIVCIERLWQDDAGEKWLYGCWFYRPNETFHLATRKFLEKEVFKSDYYNKVPVSKILGKCVVMFVKEYFKLHPEGFRPEDVFVCESRYSAKTKSFKKIKMWTMPVSSEKSPELTEEGKGVDANGIIDKEKEDVPVEMPNGEPGCQYYEQLRYNDTWLKVGDCMFIKSHGLVRHRVGRIEKMWVRDGAAYFFGPIFIHPEETEHEPTKMFYKKEVFLSNLEESCPMSCVIGKCAVSSFKDYLSCRPTEVPEEDVLLCESRYNESDKQMKKFKGLKRFSLSAKVVDDEIYYFRKLIVPQKEPSPLLEKKIQELEAKFAELEGADDEMEELGEEDGEVTETPSMPQLQTPLASELDIMPYTPPQSTPKSVKGATKKEGSKRKINMSGYILFSSEMRAVIKAQHPDFSFGELSRLVGTEWRNLETTKKAEYEERAAKVAEQQERERAAQQQQGASPRAGTPVGALMGVVPPPTPMGMLNQNMTPGSGMMGGYGPPMLPLQGPVDGMVNLGSMQPHHMGVPPLPHHLQPGMPGIPGIPYPGVLGQGVNAMGGSPGTGNPYGQQVKMGMLGQGQQAPPPYPGQGQPGQPALQQPSTPIFVAPPPKTQRLLHSEAYLKYIEGLNAESGTVSKWDQTLTARRKDVHLSKEQEGRLPSHWLKSKGAHTTMADALWRLRDLMLRDTLNIRQAYNVQNV; encoded by the exons ATGGGTTCCAAAAGGAGAAGGGCCACTTCCCCTTCCAGTAGTGTTAGTGGGGGGGACTTTGATGATGGCCAGACTTCAACCCCAGCCCCAGGAAGCGGCAGAAAAAGGAGAAGAGCTTCCAATATTCCCACTGTAGATCCAGTAAGTGGATTTCCAAGTATTGTTCCACCTTTACAAAGAGACAGTGAGCACAACAAGCGGAAAAAG ATTGCGGTGTGCCATGAATTGTATAACACAATTAGAGATTACAAGGATGACCACGGGAGACTGCTGTGTGAGCTCTTTATTAGAGCACCTAAACGCAG GAACCAACCTGACTACTATGAAGTAGTAACTCAGCCCATTGACCTGATGAAGATACAGCAGAAACTGAAGATGGAGGAATATGATGACGTTGAGCATCTCACTGCTGATTTTCAGTTATTGTTCAACAACGCAAAGAGTTATTACAAG CCTGATAGCTCCGAGTATAAAGCTGCCTGCAGACTGTGGGACCTGTACCTGCGCACAAAGAACGAGTTTGTTCAAAGAGGGGACTATGAGGAGGACGACGAGGATGGGGAGAACACCCAGGAGAATCCGGGAACATCGACTGAAGAAGAG ACTCCGCCGAGCTGTTTGAAGGAAGTCCTGGAGCAGCTCCTGGAGGCGGTGGTAACCCACAGTGAGCCATCTGGTCGCCTCATCAGCGAGCTCTTCCAGAAACTGCCTTCTAAAGTG cATTACCCTGACTATTATGCAATAATAAAGGAGCCTATAGATCTGAAGACCATTGCGCAGAGGATACAG ATGGGCTCGTATAAGAGTGTGAATGCCATGTCCAAGGACATAGACCTTCTGACAAAAAATGCCAAGACCTATAATGAACCAGGATCGCAGGTTTTTAAG gatGCAAACACCATTAAGAAAATTTTCATTCAGAAAAAGACTGAAATTGAGCATGCCGAACCCACTAAATCAAGTATCCGCATAAG GAACCGGAGATCTGCTCAGGGAGACCGCCTGTCAGCCATCACCATGGCCCTGCAGTATGGCTCGGAGAGTGACGAGGATGCCCTTCTGGCGG GAGCCGTGCGGTACGATGAAGGGGAATCAGAAGCCGAGAGCATTAATTCTTGCATGGATTTGAACAACCCCATTTTCCAACTGTATGAAGCAGTGAGGGGTGGTCGCAATAGCCAGGGGCAATTGATAGCTGAGCCGTTTCTTCAGCTCCCTTCAAAGAAGGAATATCCAGATTACTTTCACCAGATAAAGCAGCCCATTTCCCTGCACCAAATAAG AAACAAGATGAAGAACAATGAATATGAAAACCTAGATCAGATTGATTACGACCTAAACCTGATGTTTGAAAATGCCAAACGCTACAATGTGCCCAACTCTGCCATCTATAAGCGTGTTATGAAGCTCCAGCAAATTCTACAG ATGAAGAGAAAAGACCTGGTGCGCAGAGAGGAGGCCGAGGACGGAGACAGCATGCTCTCATCTGCCACGTCAGACGCTGGCAGTGCCAAGAGGAAGAGGTACAG TTTCAAGAAGAACACCAAGAAGCACCGGCTGAAGATCCTGTACACGGCCGTGACCGAGGCCCGGGAGACCTCCACTGGCAGGAGGCTGTGCGATCTCTTCATGGTCAAACCCTCCAAGAAGGACTACCCAGACTACTACAAGATCATCCTGGAGCCAATGGACTTGAAGACCATCGAGCACAATATCCGCTCGGACAAGTACCTCACGGAGGATGTGTTCATGGAGGACATGAAGCTGATGTTCCGCAACGCCCGGCACTACAACGAGGAGGGCTCGCAG GTTTACAATGACGCCAACATTCTGGagaagatactgaaggaaaagaGGAAAGAGCTGGGGCCGCTACCCGAAGAGGAGGACATGGCTTCTCCCAAGCTAAAAATAA GCAGAAAGAGCGGCGTTTCCCCCAAGAAGTCCAAGTACCTGACCCCGTTGCAGCAGAAGCTGAACGAGCTGTACGAAGCAGTGAAGAACTACACCGACAAGCGCGGCCGCCGTCTCAGCGCCATCTTCTTGAGGCTGCCGTCCCGAGCTGAATTGCCCGACTACTATGTGACCATCAAGAAGCCCGTGGACATGGAGAAGATCAAGAGTCACATGATGGCCAACAAATACCAAGACGTGGACTCCCTGGTGGAAGACTTTGTCCTCATGTTCAACAACGCCTGCACCTACAACGAGCCGGAGTCCCTGATATACAAAGATGCTCTTGTGCTCCACAAGGTCCTTCTGGAGACGAGGAGGGACTTGGAAGGCGGGGAAGACTCGCATGTCCCCAATGTCACCCTCCTGATTCAGGAGCTGATCCATAACCTGTTTGTGTCGGTGCTGAATCACCAGGATGACGAGGGCCGCTGTTACAGTGACTCCCTGGCCGAGATTCCTGCCAGAGATCCGGGCAACCCCAGCAAGGTGCCCTTGAACTTCGAGATCATCAGAACCAACATCGAAAACAGTCGGTACAGGCGTCTTGATGTATTTCAGGAAAATATGTTTGAGGTACTGGAGAAAGCGAGAAGGCTGCACAg AACCGATTCGGAAATCTTCGAGGACGCCGTGGAGCTGCAGCAGTTCTTCATCAAAATCCGCGATGAACTCTGCAAGAACGGGGAGATCCTTCTGTCGCCGGCGCTGAGCTACACCACCAAACACTTGCATAACGAcgtggagaaggagaagaaggaaaAGCTGCCAAAAGAGATGGAAGAAGATAAACTGAAGAGAGAAGAAGAGAAGAAGG AGGCTGAGAAAAATGATGACCACTCTGGAGGAACCTGGCAGTCTGGGAACTTGCAGCGGACTTACAGCCAGGACTGTAGCTTTAAGAACAGCATGTACCATGTCGGAGATTATGTGTATGTGGAGCCAGCAGAGCCCAATCTGCAGCCCCATATCGTCTGCATTGAAAGACTATGGCAAGATGATGCTG GGGAGAAATGGCTGTACGGTTGCTGGTTCTACAGGCCCAATGAGACTTTTCATCTGGCCACACGCAAGTTTCTGGAGAAAGAAGTGTTTAAGAGTGACTACTATAACAAAGTTCCTGTTAGCAAAATCCTTGGAAAATGTGTGGTGATGTTTGTAAAG GAATATTTCAAGCTACACCCAGAGGGATTCAGGCCAGaggatgtgtttgtttgtgaatCCCGTTACTCAGCCAAGACCAAGTCCTTCAAGAAGATCAAAATGTGGACCATGCCAGTGAGCTCG GAGAAGTCGCCAGAATTGACGGAGGAAGGCAAAGGAGTGGATGCGAATGGAATAATCGATAAG GAGAAGGAAGATGTTCCTGTGGAGATGCCCAATGGAGAACCAGGCTGCCAGTATTACGAGCAGCTTCGATACAATGACACCTGGCTGAAAGTGGGTGACTGTATGTTCATCAAGTCACATGGCTTAGTACGGCACAGAGTAGGAAG GATTGAGAAGATGTGGGTTCGAGATGGTGCTGCTTATTTCTTTGGACCAATCTTCATCCACCCCGAAGAGACAGAGCATGAGCCAACCAAGATGTTCTACAAGAAGGAAGTGTTCCTCAGCAACCTTGAGGAGTCCTGCCCCATGTCCTGTGTAATAG GAAAATGTGCCGTGTCTTCATTCAAGGACTACCTCTCCTGTCGGCCCACAGAGGTGCCCGAGGAGGATGTGTTGCTCTGCGAGAGTCGCTACAACGAAAGCGATAAGCAGATGAAAAAGTTTAAGGGGCTGAAACGCTTTTCCCTCTCGGCTAAAGTGGTGGACGATGAAATCTACTATTTCAG GAAACTGATTGTGCCGCAGAAAGAGCCATCCCCTCTGCTGGAGAAAAAGATTCAGGAGCTGGAGGCCAAGTTTGCGGAGCTGGAAGGCGCTGATGATGAAATGGAGGAGCTGGGCGAAGAAGACGGAGAGGTGACCGAGACTCCATCTATGCCCCAGCTACAAACGCCTTTAGCCAGTGAGCTGGACATCATGCCGTATACCCCTCCGCAG tCAACTCCAAAATCTGTGAAAGGAGCCACTAAGAAAGAGGGATCCAAGAGGAAGATCAATATGAGTGGCTACATCCTGTTCAGCAGTGAGATGAGAGCGGTCATAAAGGCCCAGCACCCAGACTTCTCTTTCGGGGAACTGAGCCGACTGGTAGGAACCGAGTGGAGAAACCTGGAGACCACCAAGAAAGCCGAGTATGAAG AGCGGGCAGCCAAAGTAGCAGAACAGCAGGAGAGGGAACGGGCAGCCCAACAGCAACAGGGTGCTTCCCCCAGAGCTGGTACGCCCGTAGGGGCTCTCATGGGGGTTGTGCCTCCCCCAACCCCAATGGGAATGCTTAACCAGAACATGACTCCTGGGTCAG GCATGATGGGTGGCTATGGGCCGCCTATGCTACCCTTACAGGGCCCAGTTGATGGCATGGTCAATTTGGGCAGCATGCAGCCACATCACATGGGGGTACCTCCTTTACCCCACCATCTTCAGCCAGGTATGCCAGGCATCCCCGGCATCCCATATCCGG
- the LOC136733893 gene encoding protein polybromo-1 isoform X3, with translation MGSKRRRATSPSSSVSGGDFDDGQTSTPAPGSGRKRRRASNIPTVDPVSGFPSIVPPLQRDSEHNKRKKIAVCHELYNTIRDYKDDHGRLLCELFIRAPKRRNQPDYYEVVTQPIDLMKIQQKLKMEEYDDVEHLTADFQLLFNNAKSYYKPDSSEYKAACRLWDLYLRTKNEFVQRGDYEEDDEDGENTQENPGTSTEEETPPSCLKEVLEQLLEAVVTHSEPSGRLISELFQKLPSKVHYPDYYAIIKEPIDLKTIAQRIQMGSYKSVNAMSKDIDLLTKNAKTYNEPGSQVFKDANTIKKIFIQKKTEIEHAEPTKSSIRIRNRRSAQGDRLSAITMALQYGSESDEDALLAGAVRYDEGESEAESINSCMDLNNPIFQLYEAVRGGRNSQGQLIAEPFLQLPSKKEYPDYFHQIKQPISLHQIRNKMKNNEYENLDQIDYDLNLMFENAKRYNVPNSAIYKRVMKLQQILQMKRKDLVRREEAEDGDSMLSSATSDAGSAKRKRYSFKKNTKKHRLKILYTAVTEARETSTGRRLCDLFMVKPSKKDYPDYYKIILEPMDLKTIEHNIRSDKYLTEDVFMEDMKLMFRNARHYNEEGSQVYNDANILEKILKEKRKELGPLPEEEDMASPKLKISRKSGVSPKKSKYLTPLQQKLNELYEAVKNYTDKRGRRLSAIFLRLPSRAELPDYYVTIKKPVDMEKIKSHMMANKYQDVDSLVEDFVLMFNNACTYNEPESLIYKDALVLHKVLLETRRDLEGGEDSHVPNVTLLIQELIHNLFVSVLNHQDDEGRCYSDSLAEIPARDPGNPSKVPLNFEIIRTNIENSRYRRLDVFQENMFEVLEKARRLHRTDSEIFEDAVELQQFFIKIRDELCKNGEILLSPALSYTTKHLHNDVEKEKKEKLPKEMEEDKLKREEEKKEAEKNDDHSGGTWQSGNLQRTYSQDCSFKNSMYHVGDYVYVEPAEPNLQPHIVCIERLWQDDAGEKWLYGCWFYRPNETFHLATRKFLEKEVFKSDYYNKVPVSKILGKCVVMFVKEYFKLHPEGFRPEDVFVCESRYSAKTKSFKKIKMWTMPVSSVKFVPRDVPLPVVRVASMFANATKHEQEKSPELTEEGKGVDANGIIDKEKEDVPVEMPNGEPGCQYYEQLRYNDTWLKVGDCMFIKSHGLVRHRVGRIEKMWVRDGAAYFFGPIFIHPEETEHEPTKMFYKKEVFLSNLEESCPMSCVIGKCAVSSFKDYLSCRPTEVPEEDVLLCESRYNESDKQMKKFKGLKRFSLSAKVVDDEIYYFRKLIVPQKEPSPLLEKKIQELEAKFAELEGADDEMEELGEEDGEVTETPSMPQLQTPLASELDIMPYTPPQSTPKSVKGATKKEGSKRKINMSGYILFSSEMRAVIKAQHPDFSFGELSRLVGTEWRNLETTKKAEYEERAAKVAEQQERERAAQQQQGASPRAGTPVGALMGVVPPPTPMGMLNQNMTPGSGMMGGYGPPMLPLQGPVDGMVNLGSMQPHHMGVPPLPHHLQPGMPGIPGIPYPGVLGQGVNAMGGSPGTGNPYGQQMGMLGQGQQAPPPYPGQGQPGQPALQQPSTPIFVAPPPKTQRLLHSEAYLKYIEGLNAESGTVSKWDQTLTARRKDVHLSKEQEGRLPSHWLKSKGAHTTMADALWRLRDLMLRDTLNIRQAYNVQNV, from the exons ATGGGTTCCAAAAGGAGAAGGGCCACTTCCCCTTCCAGTAGTGTTAGTGGGGGGGACTTTGATGATGGCCAGACTTCAACCCCAGCCCCAGGAAGCGGCAGAAAAAGGAGAAGAGCTTCCAATATTCCCACTGTAGATCCAGTAAGTGGATTTCCAAGTATTGTTCCACCTTTACAAAGAGACAGTGAGCACAACAAGCGGAAAAAG ATTGCGGTGTGCCATGAATTGTATAACACAATTAGAGATTACAAGGATGACCACGGGAGACTGCTGTGTGAGCTCTTTATTAGAGCACCTAAACGCAG GAACCAACCTGACTACTATGAAGTAGTAACTCAGCCCATTGACCTGATGAAGATACAGCAGAAACTGAAGATGGAGGAATATGATGACGTTGAGCATCTCACTGCTGATTTTCAGTTATTGTTCAACAACGCAAAGAGTTATTACAAG CCTGATAGCTCCGAGTATAAAGCTGCCTGCAGACTGTGGGACCTGTACCTGCGCACAAAGAACGAGTTTGTTCAAAGAGGGGACTATGAGGAGGACGACGAGGATGGGGAGAACACCCAGGAGAATCCGGGAACATCGACTGAAGAAGAG ACTCCGCCGAGCTGTTTGAAGGAAGTCCTGGAGCAGCTCCTGGAGGCGGTGGTAACCCACAGTGAGCCATCTGGTCGCCTCATCAGCGAGCTCTTCCAGAAACTGCCTTCTAAAGTG cATTACCCTGACTATTATGCAATAATAAAGGAGCCTATAGATCTGAAGACCATTGCGCAGAGGATACAG ATGGGCTCGTATAAGAGTGTGAATGCCATGTCCAAGGACATAGACCTTCTGACAAAAAATGCCAAGACCTATAATGAACCAGGATCGCAGGTTTTTAAG gatGCAAACACCATTAAGAAAATTTTCATTCAGAAAAAGACTGAAATTGAGCATGCCGAACCCACTAAATCAAGTATCCGCATAAG GAACCGGAGATCTGCTCAGGGAGACCGCCTGTCAGCCATCACCATGGCCCTGCAGTATGGCTCGGAGAGTGACGAGGATGCCCTTCTGGCGG GAGCCGTGCGGTACGATGAAGGGGAATCAGAAGCCGAGAGCATTAATTCTTGCATGGATTTGAACAACCCCATTTTCCAACTGTATGAAGCAGTGAGGGGTGGTCGCAATAGCCAGGGGCAATTGATAGCTGAGCCGTTTCTTCAGCTCCCTTCAAAGAAGGAATATCCAGATTACTTTCACCAGATAAAGCAGCCCATTTCCCTGCACCAAATAAG AAACAAGATGAAGAACAATGAATATGAAAACCTAGATCAGATTGATTACGACCTAAACCTGATGTTTGAAAATGCCAAACGCTACAATGTGCCCAACTCTGCCATCTATAAGCGTGTTATGAAGCTCCAGCAAATTCTACAG ATGAAGAGAAAAGACCTGGTGCGCAGAGAGGAGGCCGAGGACGGAGACAGCATGCTCTCATCTGCCACGTCAGACGCTGGCAGTGCCAAGAGGAAGAGGTACAG TTTCAAGAAGAACACCAAGAAGCACCGGCTGAAGATCCTGTACACGGCCGTGACCGAGGCCCGGGAGACCTCCACTGGCAGGAGGCTGTGCGATCTCTTCATGGTCAAACCCTCCAAGAAGGACTACCCAGACTACTACAAGATCATCCTGGAGCCAATGGACTTGAAGACCATCGAGCACAATATCCGCTCGGACAAGTACCTCACGGAGGATGTGTTCATGGAGGACATGAAGCTGATGTTCCGCAACGCCCGGCACTACAACGAGGAGGGCTCGCAG GTTTACAATGACGCCAACATTCTGGagaagatactgaaggaaaagaGGAAAGAGCTGGGGCCGCTACCCGAAGAGGAGGACATGGCTTCTCCCAAGCTAAAAATAA GCAGAAAGAGCGGCGTTTCCCCCAAGAAGTCCAAGTACCTGACCCCGTTGCAGCAGAAGCTGAACGAGCTGTACGAAGCAGTGAAGAACTACACCGACAAGCGCGGCCGCCGTCTCAGCGCCATCTTCTTGAGGCTGCCGTCCCGAGCTGAATTGCCCGACTACTATGTGACCATCAAGAAGCCCGTGGACATGGAGAAGATCAAGAGTCACATGATGGCCAACAAATACCAAGACGTGGACTCCCTGGTGGAAGACTTTGTCCTCATGTTCAACAACGCCTGCACCTACAACGAGCCGGAGTCCCTGATATACAAAGATGCTCTTGTGCTCCACAAGGTCCTTCTGGAGACGAGGAGGGACTTGGAAGGCGGGGAAGACTCGCATGTCCCCAATGTCACCCTCCTGATTCAGGAGCTGATCCATAACCTGTTTGTGTCGGTGCTGAATCACCAGGATGACGAGGGCCGCTGTTACAGTGACTCCCTGGCCGAGATTCCTGCCAGAGATCCGGGCAACCCCAGCAAGGTGCCCTTGAACTTCGAGATCATCAGAACCAACATCGAAAACAGTCGGTACAGGCGTCTTGATGTATTTCAGGAAAATATGTTTGAGGTACTGGAGAAAGCGAGAAGGCTGCACAg AACCGATTCGGAAATCTTCGAGGACGCCGTGGAGCTGCAGCAGTTCTTCATCAAAATCCGCGATGAACTCTGCAAGAACGGGGAGATCCTTCTGTCGCCGGCGCTGAGCTACACCACCAAACACTTGCATAACGAcgtggagaaggagaagaaggaaaAGCTGCCAAAAGAGATGGAAGAAGATAAACTGAAGAGAGAAGAAGAGAAGAAGG AGGCTGAGAAAAATGATGACCACTCTGGAGGAACCTGGCAGTCTGGGAACTTGCAGCGGACTTACAGCCAGGACTGTAGCTTTAAGAACAGCATGTACCATGTCGGAGATTATGTGTATGTGGAGCCAGCAGAGCCCAATCTGCAGCCCCATATCGTCTGCATTGAAAGACTATGGCAAGATGATGCTG GGGAGAAATGGCTGTACGGTTGCTGGTTCTACAGGCCCAATGAGACTTTTCATCTGGCCACACGCAAGTTTCTGGAGAAAGAAGTGTTTAAGAGTGACTACTATAACAAAGTTCCTGTTAGCAAAATCCTTGGAAAATGTGTGGTGATGTTTGTAAAG GAATATTTCAAGCTACACCCAGAGGGATTCAGGCCAGaggatgtgtttgtttgtgaatCCCGTTACTCAGCCAAGACCAAGTCCTTCAAGAAGATCAAAATGTGGACCATGCCAGTGAGCTCGGTAAAGTTTGTGCCCCGTGATGTGCCATTGCCAGTTGTAAGAGTTGCTTCCATGTTTGCTAATGCTACAAAACACGAACAGGAGAAGTCGCCAGAATTGACGGAGGAAGGCAAAGGAGTGGATGCGAATGGAATAATCGATAAG GAGAAGGAAGATGTTCCTGTGGAGATGCCCAATGGAGAACCAGGCTGCCAGTATTACGAGCAGCTTCGATACAATGACACCTGGCTGAAAGTGGGTGACTGTATGTTCATCAAGTCACATGGCTTAGTACGGCACAGAGTAGGAAG GATTGAGAAGATGTGGGTTCGAGATGGTGCTGCTTATTTCTTTGGACCAATCTTCATCCACCCCGAAGAGACAGAGCATGAGCCAACCAAGATGTTCTACAAGAAGGAAGTGTTCCTCAGCAACCTTGAGGAGTCCTGCCCCATGTCCTGTGTAATAG GAAAATGTGCCGTGTCTTCATTCAAGGACTACCTCTCCTGTCGGCCCACAGAGGTGCCCGAGGAGGATGTGTTGCTCTGCGAGAGTCGCTACAACGAAAGCGATAAGCAGATGAAAAAGTTTAAGGGGCTGAAACGCTTTTCCCTCTCGGCTAAAGTGGTGGACGATGAAATCTACTATTTCAG GAAACTGATTGTGCCGCAGAAAGAGCCATCCCCTCTGCTGGAGAAAAAGATTCAGGAGCTGGAGGCCAAGTTTGCGGAGCTGGAAGGCGCTGATGATGAAATGGAGGAGCTGGGCGAAGAAGACGGAGAGGTGACCGAGACTCCATCTATGCCCCAGCTACAAACGCCTTTAGCCAGTGAGCTGGACATCATGCCGTATACCCCTCCGCAG tCAACTCCAAAATCTGTGAAAGGAGCCACTAAGAAAGAGGGATCCAAGAGGAAGATCAATATGAGTGGCTACATCCTGTTCAGCAGTGAGATGAGAGCGGTCATAAAGGCCCAGCACCCAGACTTCTCTTTCGGGGAACTGAGCCGACTGGTAGGAACCGAGTGGAGAAACCTGGAGACCACCAAGAAAGCCGAGTATGAAG AGCGGGCAGCCAAAGTAGCAGAACAGCAGGAGAGGGAACGGGCAGCCCAACAGCAACAGGGTGCTTCCCCCAGAGCTGGTACGCCCGTAGGGGCTCTCATGGGGGTTGTGCCTCCCCCAACCCCAATGGGAATGCTTAACCAGAACATGACTCCTGGGTCAG GCATGATGGGTGGCTATGGGCCGCCTATGCTACCCTTACAGGGCCCAGTTGATGGCATGGTCAATTTGGGCAGCATGCAGCCACATCACATGGGGGTACCTCCTTTACCCCACCATCTTCAGCCAGGTATGCCAGGCATCCCCGGCATCCCATATCCGG